In Bacillus marinisedimentorum, the sequence CAATAAGGGCTTCACAGCTTGGGCTGAAGACAGCCATTGTTGAAAAAGGCAAGCTCGGCGGTACATGCCTGCACGCCGGATGCATTCCCAGCAAAGCACTGCTCAGAAGTGCCGAAGTATACAAAACAGCGAACAGGTCAGGTGACTTTGGTGTTGTGATCGACGGAGTGCGCCTGGATTTCCGGAAAGTCCAGGAGCGGAAAGAGTCGATTGTCGACCGGCTTTACAAAGGTGTCCAGCACCTTATGAAAAAAGGCAATATTGACGTTTATGAAGGCTTCGGGCGCATTCTCGGGCCATCCATTTTTTCGCCGATGCCAGGAACAGTGTCCGTTGAGATGAATAATGGTGAAGAAAATGAAATGCTGATACCGAAAAATGTCCTGGTTGCAACCGGATCGCGCCCGCGTTCCCTGCCGGGGCTGGATGTTGACGGCGAGTTTGTTTTGACTTCTGATGAAGCGCTGGCACTCGAAACCCTCCCGGAATCAATCGTCATTGTCGGAGGCGGCGTTATCGGGATTGAGTGGGCTTCAATGCTCGCGGATTTCGGTACAAAAGTAACCGTCCTTGAATATGCCGACCGTGTATTGCCGACAGAAGACGAAGAAGTTTCGAAGGAAATGAAAAGGCTGCTCAAGAAAAAAGGAATCAAAATCGTGACAGGTGCAAAAGTGCTTCCTGATACTCTCGAAAAAGGCAGCGGAATATCCATCAAAGCGGAAGTGAAGGGCGGAGAGGAAGCGTACACAGCGGACAAGCTGCTTGTTTCTGTCGGCCGCCAGGCGAATGTGGAGAATATCGGGCTGGAAAACACATCAATCAAAGTTGAAAACGGCAGTATTGCTGTCAACGAATATTGTCAGACGGAGGAATCGCACATCTATGCGATCGGCGATGTAATCGGCGGAATGCAGCTCGCCCATGTTGCTTCGCACGAAGGTATACTTGCCGTTGAACATATGGCTGACGGAACGCCGGATCCGATCGAGTATTCCAATATATCCAGATGTGTATACAGCAGCCCTGAGGTAGCCAGCGTCGGATTGACAGAAAACGAAGCAAAGGAACAGGGCTTCAAAGTGAAGACCGGTAAATTCGCATTCAGGGCGATCGGCAAAGCGCTCGTTTACGGCGAATCTGACGGTTTCGTCAAATTCATTGCCGACGAATCAACAGACGATCTGCTCGGTGTCCATATGATTGGGCCGCATGTGACTGATATGATTTCAGAAGCCGGCCTTGCCCGTGTATTGGATGCAACTCCTTGGGAAGTTTCCCATACAATCCACCCGCACCCTTCCTTATCCGAGGCAATCGGGGAAGCAGCCCTGGCTGTCGATGGAAAAGCAATCCATGGATAACTTTTTGTAACTAACCAGGGAGGGCATCCTCCCTGATTGACTAGGAGGTTTATCAATGACTGAGAACCGTCATCAATCACTCGGACTGAGTGATGAACAAGTGTTGGAAATGTATGAAACCATTCTGATGGCCCGTAAAATTGATGAGCGGATGTGGCTGTTGAACCGCTCCGGAAAGATCCCGTTTGTGATTTCCTGCCAGGGGCAGGAAGCTGCACAGGTTGGTGCCGCTTATGCTCTAGACAGGGAGCGGGACTATGTCCTTCCTTACTACCGTGATATGGGGGTGGTCCTTTCATTCGGAATGACGCCGACAGAACTCATGCTCTCCGGGTTTGCCAAAAAAGAAGACCCGAATTCAGGAGGCAGACAGATGCCAGGACATTTCGGACAAAAGAAGAACCGCATCGTGACAGGATCTTCCCCTGTGACAACTCAGGTTCCCCATGCTGTCGGCATCGCCCTGGCAGCAAAAATGGAAGGGAAAGATATCCTCAGCTTCGTCACTCTTGGCGAAGGATCATCGAACCAGGGGGACTTCCATGAGGGGGCCAACTTCGCCGGTGTCCATAAGCTGCCGGTTATCATCATGGTTGAAAACAACAAATATGCGATTTCTGTGCCGATAAAAAAACAGCTCGCCTGTGAAAATGTATCTGACAGGGCGATCGGTTACGGCATGCCGGGTTATACGGTTGACGGCAATGATCCGCTTGCCGTTTACGAAGCTGTCAAGACTGCTGCTGACCGTGCAAGAAAAGGGGAAGGTCCTACAATGATCGAGACCGTCTCCTACAGGCTGACACCTCACTCCAGTGATGACGATGACCGGACGTATCGTGACCGCGAAGAGGTTGAAGAGGCGAAGAAAAAAGATGCTGTATTCACTTTTGCCGCCTACCTTAAAGAAACCGGCACGATGACTGATGAAAAGGAACAGGAAATAATCGAACG encodes:
- the lpdA gene encoding dihydrolipoyl dehydrogenase; protein product: MAKDYDLVILGGGTGGYVAAIRASQLGLKTAIVEKGKLGGTCLHAGCIPSKALLRSAEVYKTANRSGDFGVVIDGVRLDFRKVQERKESIVDRLYKGVQHLMKKGNIDVYEGFGRILGPSIFSPMPGTVSVEMNNGEENEMLIPKNVLVATGSRPRSLPGLDVDGEFVLTSDEALALETLPESIVIVGGGVIGIEWASMLADFGTKVTVLEYADRVLPTEDEEVSKEMKRLLKKKGIKIVTGAKVLPDTLEKGSGISIKAEVKGGEEAYTADKLLVSVGRQANVENIGLENTSIKVENGSIAVNEYCQTEESHIYAIGDVIGGMQLAHVASHEGILAVEHMADGTPDPIEYSNISRCVYSSPEVASVGLTENEAKEQGFKVKTGKFAFRAIGKALVYGESDGFVKFIADESTDDLLGVHMIGPHVTDMISEAGLARVLDATPWEVSHTIHPHPSLSEAIGEAALAVDGKAIHG
- a CDS encoding thiamine pyrophosphate-dependent dehydrogenase E1 component subunit alpha — encoded protein: MTENRHQSLGLSDEQVLEMYETILMARKIDERMWLLNRSGKIPFVISCQGQEAAQVGAAYALDRERDYVLPYYRDMGVVLSFGMTPTELMLSGFAKKEDPNSGGRQMPGHFGQKKNRIVTGSSPVTTQVPHAVGIALAAKMEGKDILSFVTLGEGSSNQGDFHEGANFAGVHKLPVIIMVENNKYAISVPIKKQLACENVSDRAIGYGMPGYTVDGNDPLAVYEAVKTAADRARKGEGPTMIETVSYRLTPHSSDDDDRTYRDREEVEEAKKKDAVFTFAAYLKETGTMTDEKEQEIIERVNNTVNEATDYAEQAPYADPESALEFVYAEKE